The following nucleotide sequence is from Scleropages formosus chromosome 4, fSclFor1.1, whole genome shotgun sequence.
TCGGGTCCGATGCACCTTGTGCAAGAAGGTGCTGGGTTCGCACATGGAAGCACGGGCACACTtcaagtaagtgtgtgtgtgcaataagAGCAACTCTTGTGGAAAGTGCGGTAGGTTCCTTACATAGGATCCGAATAATTTCTATGCACGTTTTTGACCAATAAAAGCCTGTATACTGAAATACCGTAGTACATTCATAGTTAACTGCTTTTGTCCCACAGGTGCCTCTTGGCACTGCAAATCCCATTTCCTAATTCaaactaaaaatattaaaatgtgcaaaactgcAATTTTGCAGTTTGAAAAAGTATCCAACTGGaaaacctttgggtcaaaaagGGTTAAATAATGCGATAAAATAATTGTCAATTTTAATGTCActtgtttgaaaaataaaatttgaagaTGTCACACTTGGTGTTTGCGAAAGGACAGATGGGCAGCGAACGCGAGCTGTCGGAAGAATAACAAGGCTGTTAATTTATGAGGAGTCCGTTAGAGcacaggacaaaaaaagaaaatatgcatCGAAAGGTTCAAGCTAATAATGTTTGCAGAACCTTAGATGTTGATCGGCCATCTTTTTGTCTCCCAAATCATGtccagccccctccccctcactcTTACAGTGGGACAGTCAAATTGACATTGAACACCAGCTTTTTCGCCCATTGATAATGAGGTTGTCTGTGCaacagatatactgtatgagTGAAAGTAAAGCAGCACACAAGtgttctacatctctgggaGCTGCTGCTCCATCAGACTTCGCAAGAGTAGCATTGCAGTGTCACAGTACCTGGACGTTGCtcgaggacatgggttcgatcctcattcagtctttgtggaatttgtatgttttctccctgtgtctgtgtgggtttccaccaggtgctcccatttcctaccacagtccaaagactttctgttcaggtggattggtgactctaaagtcatccgttgtgtgtgtgtgtgtgtgtgtgtgtgtgtgtgtgtgtgtgtgtgtgtgtgtgagacagagggaAAGTatttaagtagtgtatgtaaTACTGTATCAAGTGGATTTCTAACTAATGTACTAGTGTGTTACCTGATACTAAAAACATGTTCAGAGTAATAAAGAATAGCAAAGATACAGTGTGTTTCTAATTTAAAGgactttcctttcttttctcatgTCCTCATGTTTTACACTTCTCATCTTTCCCAGTGTGCACTGCAGGCAGGGAGGTGCCATCGCGGAGTCGGACCGAACCGTGGCGGAGATTATGAAAGAGCTGCAAGCGCAGGGCCATTGCAGCCAGTGCCAGGAGATTTTCTGCGATCAAGGTCAAATCGAGAGACATAAACAGTTGACGGAACATGAGGTGGAGGTCATCAGCACCGTAGAGAAGTCCGTACTGCACTACTGCAACTACTACGAAAGTCTTCGGTCGCAGAAGTCGATGACATCACGGTCGGAACGTGTGAATCCTGAAAGTGCACTGAAGAAGGAGAAAGATGCGGAGGACTTCAACAACTGGTCTCCAGCTAAGCGACGGAAGCTGTCCCTGAAGGAAGAGCCTGGAGCTGAGGGTACGGTAGCATGGTTCTGCGAGTGTGGCCTGCGCTTCTCCGAGGAGTCGTCCGCCAGTAAGCACCTCATGGCAGCCAATCAGATATTCCTCAAGTGTGGGGTTTGCGGCAAACAGATGGGCGAATCCTCCATCGCTCGGTTGCACATGAGCCGCTTCCACGGCGGTGCCCACCTCTCCAACTTCTTCTTCTGGTGCCATCGCTGCAGGGTGGAAATGCCGCGACAGAGAGACATTCTGTCACACATCAGTGACGCGCACCGCGGACACACCTTCTACAAGGAGCAGGAGGTAATGGagcaggaagagaaggaggaggatgagCCGTCATCCTCCAGCATGCCCAGCTCTTCTGCCGAATCGCGTAAATCTGGGGCGCCGAGGATCCTACCTACCACACCGTCCGAGAAGTGGCTCTGCCGCATGTGCGAGGACCTCTTTGAGTCCCAGGCGGCTGTGAAGAAGCACTGCCGGGACGTGAGCAGCCACAGCTTCCAGAGGTTCCTCTGCGGCCACTGCCCTCAGAGGTTCTTCAAAGAGGCGACGGTGCGGCGCCACTGCAGTAACGAGCACGGCGGACGGGTCAGCGTGCGCTACTTCTGCGGGCTCTGCGACAGCATGCAGTATGACTCGGAAGCCGAGTTCCTGGAGCACTACCGCAGCCTGCACAGCGAGGACTACTGCTGCGTGGAGGACGCCTCCGCGAGTCCCGCTCCGGGCCCTTCAGCCACGGAGACAAAGAGCGCGAGCCGGCAGTGTGCCTGCATGGGGAGGGAGATGAACAAGGCAGAGAGGAACTCCGTCTTCACCCGCTGCATGAAGCGACTTGCTGGCGAAGGCCTCTGCTCCTACACGTGTTCGGTGTGCGGGGTACCATCCTCTTCATACAGACAGGTGAAAGTCCACATGCAGGTGGCTCACGGTGCCTCAAAGCAGGAGAAAACCTTCGAAGTTGTGTGTGGCTCCTGTCTGGAGAGTTACGCCGACGTACCCGGGTTCCACACCCACTACCACTCCCAGCATTGCTCCGTGGAACCCTGTTTGAGCAGCAGGACGGCCGGAGGAAAGGCGGTCGCCACGGCAACAGCTCCGTTGACACTGGATGCTGAGGAGATTTCTTCAGAAGCGAATGGCAAGTCCCTTCGAAAGCAGGACAGTGTTTCTCTGTAAATGACTTCTGGAATATTCTGTGGTGCCAGTCAGGGGAACCCCTGATGTATGTAGCTTACCTGCTAGTCACTCCTAACTAAGTCCGTGCTTGAATCCCTGTTAACCTGAAAAGTCTGAAATACAGGTGATGCTTTTCAATGGAATatagctaaataataataaactttatcCCTTCATTAAAATATAGATTGATGAGAACTTAATCCTGAAGGACATTGCATGAGGTTACAGTTTAGTAATGACCACTACAGATGCtcttcgacttacgatggttagAATTACAATCTTAAGATTTTACGATGGTGTGCTAGcgataaacattcagtagaaaccggaCTTCgaatttaaatctttttttcccgAGCAAGGGATATGTGGAGCGACACACTcttccgcatctcccagtctgccatgcagtCGCTATACATATACTGCCCGCTGTATCTACGCTGTGTtttgggcatttctgtgacattatggatgcacatcTATCTCTCCTGCTACTgctgggaagaagaggaggagggcaattactcttgaggagaaactcaagataattacccagcatgaaggcggcaagcccgtaatggccatcgcacgtattccaggctatgatgttcggtaggttaggtgtattaaatgcattttcatcttgcgatgggtttcgcggaacgtaaccccatcgtaagtcgtgGACCAAATGTATACGTAAATAATCAGAGGTAGAGGTTATTTAGAAGTACGACTAAACATAAAAGGAAGAAATTAAAGCTATTTTCCAGAGCACTGTGCGATGAAAAAatagatatatgtatatagttatactaataaaatatcaaatgtaCAAgaaacggtaaaaaaaaaattactagaataaaagcagaaaatagCAAGAACTGaataataaagagtaaataatgaaacaactggggggggggggattttagTCCTTTTAATCGCTTTAAAATCTTGTTTTCCAGCAGAGGAATTTGAAGATGTCAAACATGCCATTGCCTTAAGTTCCGAGGAAGCGAAAAAGGCGACGGAAGTCGACAGAGGTGGGTCTCACACTCAGTCCACGCTCCTGCTCTTGTTTGTCGTGGAACCTGCCCAAGGAGACTTGTTCCCCGGTGGAAGAGCTGCTCGAAATGAGTCGCCTGCATTTGGTTGTAGCTGCACACTTACATCATGTCTGCTTGTTATTCACACAccctgtctgaaaccgcttgtcccgagcggggtcacggtgagccggagcctaacccagcaacacagggggaaggggacgcacccagggcaggatgccagtccgtcgcaaggcagcccacgcaggactcgaaccccagacccatcggagagcaggacccagccgaaCCCGATGAAATTTTATGAATAGAAATGCACATTATGATAGTCCAGGGTCCATGTCATATTTCACTGTGACGTAGGATAAAAGTGGGCTCTAAACACAAATGGTCAACTTATGGATTTTTGAAGATAAACACTTTCCCAGATACTTATTTCTTcccagttttacttttttcctgaaatgtctGTAAACTGCTGCTTATTTGCTGAGCTGATGTACAGTAGGGGTGTGGCACCAcctaattcaactcacttccacagtgtttccaGCTGGTCTCGTTTACAGGGTGAACTGTTAAAATGAGAAGtcttaagtatttatttttgtagctgTTTCTGAGATTTTTCTAGGATCAAATAAATAGAGGAATGTTTGCATTATCATAGATTACAGTTTAGTGGTAGTAGTTTCAAACAGAGTGATTTATGGACAGGCTTCCGGTTCCAGTTCTGTTCATAGGCTGTTCAGAGCTCTTCATTGTTAAATGTTTATAGCTTAGTTTTGTTAGCAGTTTGAAATAAGTCTTATTCAAGACCTCCTTTGCCCCTGTGTGTTCCAGACACATTTGAAGAAGATTTGAAGTGTGCCTTGGCTTTGAGTGCAGAGGAAGCAAGGGCCAGAACCGAATTTGATAGAGGCATGTTACATTAATTTTCTCCACCCTTGGCTTTGTTTTTACAACCTGCAGGGTGTTAATATAAATTTCTTTTTACCAGCCATACATGCATGAGGAATGACCTCAGTCTGGTATGTTTAACCAGTGCACACAGGGGGAACTGTCACAAAGCATGTTAAATTACAAAGCTTAAGCTTTCTGAACAATTACACCCATTTTTATTCAGTCTGGTCGAGTGAGCTGTCAGTAATGTCGTGAGCTTTCCAGCTTCATTGAATTTGTAGTTTAGCACTAAATTCTATGATTCTGTAATGTACGTTTTTGTTGCCTATGAAGTAATGAAAAAGAGGACTGggttttttctgaaatgcacttttcgAGCACTTGGGTGTGTAATCAGTAACACTGAAGAGGTTGGTTTCAATAGAAtggggtttatttttttaactaggAGTTCCTAACCTGAGTGTAATTACATAAAAGTTGCTTATAACTGTCAtgttacatatataatatatatatatatgcacacacatatatatggtATGATTCTGTGTGAAGGTAATCAACTGTCAGTGCAATGAATTCAGTGTTATGCTTCCTTCAAATTTATCCATGGGTGTTTTTCTGAAGGGTCCATGGCTTAGGAAGGGTTAATGTCTGCATTAGACAGTGCCTCCTGGGATCAAATTTTATGTTCTTATAAACTTTATTTTCCTCTGCAGAGATGGAAGAAGCCCTCAAACGAAGCCTCCAGGAattttaaactggaaaaatgagtCAGGGAAGTGGTCTTGTTTCATTTTGtacccccgtccccccccccaggaaaaGTTGTAAAATagcaatgtaatgcaaaaaaatttaaccAGTTAATATGTAAATCAGAAATAAagtgttttcctttctctggtGTTTTAagaattattcattcatttagcagctgttTTCCAAGTGACTCTAAAAGGGCATTTCAGCAAGAGCTTTAGATGGACacatgtagtggttaaagcattTTCTTCTGATCAGTTCTAAAGTATCTGCCTGTGGAAGCGAATCAGATAAATGGCTATTGATGGGCCAACAATTTATTCAGAGGTTGGAGAAAAATCAGTCCGAAAGAGACGGGTTTAAGGGCCCTTCCTAGATGCTGTGGGGGATTCAGCAGGGTTGAGGCACAGAGGGCGCTCATTCTAGGATGAGGACtaagatcctttttttttttttttttttaaatttctttttctgtgtgtgacgGGGACAACAGTCACCGCTGGAGGAGCAGAATCCTCGCTACATCTTATGACTTATATTGTACCTGCTGGGAAAAGCGATGTTGTGAAATTTGATTGGTGTCGCAATGAAGGGACCTCGCACGCGCCGCTgcgggagaggagaggagaggggaggggaggggagggaggggtcGCTCCGTCCAGCCCATGTTTGGAAATGTTGATCGTGGCGCGCGGCCCGCCGCAGAAAGCGCTGGAAGACGGCGGTGCGCGCGGCTGCGAGCGAAGACATGGCCCACGCTAAAATTCAGCACAAAATCATGAGCGAAGGactcggagccaaaggcagcaggttcgACCGGACCGTGTCCATGGCCGACCGCTCGGGCCGCCTGCTGGACAGTCTCGACGAGCTGGAGCGCCGGTGAGTCTCCCGGACAAAACTCTCCCTCTTTTGTCTGGATGTTCcgccatatgtgtgtgtgtgtgtgtgtgtgtgtaacgcgCGCTTTTCCCGGGTTCCAGCGCGAGGAGCAGGTGTTTCGGGACCTTTATTAAACGGGGCGTGCGCCTAAAAATAGAAATAGTCCGCGTGCCTTAATTAATGAACGTGACAGTGAACTGAACTTTCGTGGGGCCTTTTCCCAAactttctatttattcatttacatttattcacttagacgcttttctccaaagcaacttccaatgaactctatgtagcgttatcagcccacacaccttattcaccacagtgacttacactgctaggtacactacttacactgggtcattcatccatacatcagtggaacacacacacacacacacacactctctgtcactcacactatgggtgaacctgaacagcatgtctttggagtgtgggaggaaaccagagcacccggaggaaattcACGCAgagacggggagaacatacaaactccacacagactgagtggggatcgaacccacgtcctctcgcaccacccaggcgctgtgagacagcagggctgcccattcattcattcattaattattttaaatggcagCAGCAAATGATATAGTAATTCAGGACCTGGATGTAAATGGTTTAATGCTTTATATCTGATTTCGTCACATGCTTATCATTTGTTAAGTATTAAAATGTTCGCCTTCTTTAATCAATTACTGAAAAGTAACCACTCATTATCATGTTATATTAAAGAAGgaattactgtaaaataatcATAGGATTTATTGTCAAATCGCTCTACAGGTTATATAATTGTGGGGTTTTTATAGCAATTATTCATCTTATTTTACCAAACCTATAAGCACATCTTAATTTCCCATCTTCATTGTTACtgccattatttttaaaatttcatgtcACTGTATGAGTATAATAAGGTTGGGAAAAGTCAGTTCTTACGCTGGAAGTTAGATTTCAGTTTTACCAAACGTAAGCATATATGTTAATctgctgtcattttattttctcgTTGTAGATATTAAATAATGGTGCGATAAGTACATTTTGCTCTCCAATTTATGGTACTGCTTTACCAAACTCATCTGCAAACTTCTATCTCCTACCCTCATCAGTGTTTTattgatacatttttcatttgttccaaGGGTGGAAGCTCTACGCGAGTCAGCAACAGCcatggagcaggagaaggagagtTTACTGGAGATGATCCAGTCCATCCAGAACAGTCAGGAGATGCGCACCATCAGTGACGGTGTGTGCGGCGTGGATCTAAACGCACGTGCTTGTTAATCAGTTTTGCGGTGTCATACCGAGAGGACGAACAACAATAATGCGAAACTGACCTTGCATACGCGCTGCATCGCTGACTCGTGTGACATCTCCGCTTGGTTTCCCAGGAGAACGGGAGGAGCTCACTTTAACCGCCCATCGCCTGTTGGGAAGAACCCTCACGGTCCAAGTTTCAGTGGAAACCATCCGTAACTCCGAGCAAGAGGAAGCCCTGAGGAAGGCAACGTCCATCATCGATGACGTCGCCTCGAAGGTGATAGACGATATGGACGGAGCGAGAAAGCGACTCATGGCGCTGCACGCGGCCTGCGTCACCGAGGCTCCCCCGGTCCCCATCGACCAGAAGTTCCAGAACATCGTCATCAGCTGTGCCTTGGAAGACCAGAAGAAGATCAAGAGGAGACTAGACACGCTGATCAGGAACATTGACAACTCCAGCAAAacgattcgcatcatggatcgCCAGAAAGTTGACGAGTTTCAAAGCGTCAACGGCAAATAATCTTAACGTCGTACGAAAAAGCAACGTTCAAGAGGATCTGGCGTTCTGCTTCTAACCGCACGTTCTTGTCACTCGGGATACTAGGCGCACGCATTTTTACCGATCGGTGCTGAACCACAACGCAAAGTACAGTCTCTGAAAAGGATGTTTGTAAGTGACCAAATACTAAGAACTTTTAGACCATCTTGTAAACTTGGTTAATATCCTAGTTTCAATATTGCCCAAAAGGAAGGCAGTAAAAACTTGTTTGTATCACAATACCTCAAATACGGTGAAAGTATGACTAGGTTTTTGCGTTCGGCCGTTTGTGAGCATCCACGCTCAGGTAATAGCAAAGTTAGTTCAGgccaaagtttaaaaaaaaaaaaaaaaaaataaaaaaagactttggcAATTATGTAAATGATCAGAATTGTAAACCTGTAATTGTCATTCGAAGTACTTAATATTAACACAATGATTAACAATCAGTATTGATGATGGCTCATCTAATGCTGGGTCAGGGCGgtcgcagtgggtttgatcagTGCCTgctcgctctctggtggatttggggttcgagtcccgcttggggtgcctcgtgacgaACTGGTTGCCcctcctgggtgtttcccctccccctccagccttgtgccctgtggtaTTGGGttaggctaggctccggctcaccgcgaccccacttgggacaagtggtttcagactgtgtgtgtgtgtgtgtgtgtgtgtaatgctggGTCGCAATCAtccggagcccatcctggacCGATGTGGCCAAGTACCATCTGAATGGAATGGCAGagctgaaatatcacatttttaaaattccaaatGGCTACGTGAGGTAGTACACGAGCCAGGCGTTTGTataaatttccaaaaaagttaACGGAGATTCCTCTCCCGTTAAGGTGTTTTCTTTGTGCCTCACTGGTAATGAGTTCCCTGCTATATTTGCAGCGGAGAAAGAGAGGCATCTTACCCAATATGGAACACGAGGGAATTTCTAGCGCATGTGTGAAGCGCCCTCTGCTCTCTGTCAGCCCAGCAACTCAATAACCACATGGCAAATATTAGTGTGTCTGTCACTCATTTGGAGAGGAAACAGCAGCActcaacagtatttttttttttaaaagctttatgTGACATGAAATGACACTGTGTGCACACCTTGGGTTTTTACTTTtgataaatgtcacatttttcttgCAGAGTCAGATCTTCATGTAACCTGCACAGAcaccaagtgttttttttccccctcacccTTGCA
It contains:
- the znf451 gene encoding E3 SUMO-protein ligase ZNF451 isoform X2, whose protein sequence is MASSPVAEDPEEEVQFVSEGPLRPVLECIDLLSDVEDEDRKTVPETIEEQIDRQKAQVASTLDRLARQVAVKKQERAEKCKAFKEKIISQQAHGRQELAFSRSNGDNYDAKRCVDIWLKMPGLKPGVLNSGAKWGRRRPSPHPIPQDKAHTCPVINCGRVYDSVPLLEGHLKRFDHSPCDPTVLLRGSPSALYACVACCRHFDTKEAWRVHLRSKTSSPSADGHTSTLTCQMILCFACPACYLLFNIRDECLQHMAAKNHFVHSIRDGFNDTNATATPIPIPRYAKNRLIALCKEVAFRVRCTLCKKVLGSHMEARAHFNVHCRQGGAIAESDRTVAEIMKELQAQGHCSQCQEIFCDQGQIERHKQLTEHEVEVISTVEKSVLHYCNYYESLRSQKSMTSRSERVNPESALKKEKDAEDFNNWSPAKRRKLSLKEEPGAEGTVAWFCECGLRFSEESSASKHLMAANQIFLKCGVCGKQMGESSIARLHMSRFHGGAHLSNFFFWCHRCRVEMPRQRDILSHISDAHRGHTFYKEQEVMEQEEKEEDEPSSSSMPSSSAESRKSGAPRILPTTPSEKWLCRMCEDLFESQAAVKKHCRDVSSHSFQRFLCGHCPQRFFKEATVRRHCSNEHGGRVSVRYFCGLCDSMQYDSEAEFLEHYRSLHSEDYCCVEDASASPAPGPSATETKSASRQCACMGREMNKAERNSVFTRCMKRLAGEGLCSYTCSVCGVPSSSYRQVKVHMQVAHGASKQEKTFEVVCGSCLESYADVPGFHTHYHSQHCSVEPCLSSRTAGGKAVATATAPLTLDAEEISSEANAEEFEDVKHAIALSSEEAKKATEVDREMEEALKRSLQEF
- the znf451 gene encoding E3 SUMO-protein ligase ZNF451 isoform X1, with protein sequence MASSPVAEDPEEEVQFVSEGPLRPVLECIDLLSDVEDEDRKTVPETIEEQIDRQKAQVASTLDRLARQVAVKKQERAEKCKAFKEKIISQQAHGRQELAFSRSNGDNYDAKRCVDIWLKMPGLKPGVLNSGAKWGRRRPSPHPIPQDKAHTCPVINCGRVYDSVPLLEGHLKRFDHSPCDPTVLLRGSPSALYACVACCRHFDTKEAWRVHLRSKTSSPSADGHTSTLTCQMILCFACPACYLLFNIRDECLQHMAAKNHFVHSIRDGFNDTNATATPIPIPRYAKNRLIALCKEVAFRVRCTLCKKVLGSHMEARAHFNVHCRQGGAIAESDRTVAEIMKELQAQGHCSQCQEIFCDQGQIERHKQLTEHEVEVISTVEKSVLHYCNYYESLRSQKSMTSRSERVNPESALKKEKDAEDFNNWSPAKRRKLSLKEEPGAEGTVAWFCECGLRFSEESSASKHLMAANQIFLKCGVCGKQMGESSIARLHMSRFHGGAHLSNFFFWCHRCRVEMPRQRDILSHISDAHRGHTFYKEQEVMEQEEKEEDEPSSSSMPSSSAESRKSGAPRILPTTPSEKWLCRMCEDLFESQAAVKKHCRDVSSHSFQRFLCGHCPQRFFKEATVRRHCSNEHGGRVSVRYFCGLCDSMQYDSEAEFLEHYRSLHSEDYCCVEDASASPAPGPSATETKSASRQCACMGREMNKAERNSVFTRCMKRLAGEGLCSYTCSVCGVPSSSYRQVKVHMQVAHGASKQEKTFEVVCGSCLESYADVPGFHTHYHSQHCSVEPCLSSRTAGGKAVATATAPLTLDAEEISSEANAEEFEDVKHAIALSSEEAKKATEVDRDTFEEDLKCALALSAEEARARTEFDREMEEALKRSLQEF
- the bag2 gene encoding BAG family molecular chaperone regulator 2 — protein: MAHAKIQHKIMSEGLGAKGSRFDRTVSMADRSGRLLDSLDELERRVEALRESATAMEQEKESLLEMIQSIQNSQEMRTISDGEREELTLTAHRLLGRTLTVQVSVETIRNSEQEEALRKATSIIDDVASKVIDDMDGARKRLMALHAACVTEAPPVPIDQKFQNIVISCALEDQKKIKRRLDTLIRNIDNSSKTIRIMDRQKVDEFQSVNGK